In Deinococcus irradiatisoli, the genomic stretch GGAAACTTCAGTGGCGGGGGCGGCAGCAAGGTCAGCGCTTCGTAGGTAAAAGCGTCGTGCGATTGATCGGTGGACGGTTCGGGCGCCAGTTCGCCCGTTTCGAATTGAAAGCGCCCGCGTGGATCGCGCAGCACTTCGGCCAGCGCCGCCGCGCCCTGCAGGCCCGCGCCCTCCATATGGCGCACCCGTCCGTCGGCGAGCCACAACGTGAACAGCTCCGGCTCGCGGTCGATGCGCAGCGCCCCGGTTTTCTTGCCGCTGCCCAGCAGGGCCAGCAAATCGATGACATCGAACGTCTCCAGCGCGTTCGACGCGCTCACGCCCGGCCTTCCCGGAAAAGCGGGATCGCCACGATGAACTCCTTCCTCCACACGGCTTCCAGCCTAGCGCAGCGGGCGGGGGCCTGTTCTGGCCAGGCCTTGACCCGCCGCTTACCCAGCGAGTTTCACTTTTCATACGGTAACTTTCAGGACGTTTGACTTTCATTCTGTATAGCGCCGGTGTGCTTTACTGAAGGCCATGACGATTTCTTCTTCCGAACAGCTCAGCGTCGCCATCGTAGGGGGCTCCGGGTATGCCGGCGGCGAGTTTCTGCGGCTGGCGCTGGGGCATCCGAACCTCAAGGTCACGCAGGTCACCTCGGAGCGCAACGCCGGCATGCCGGTGCCGCTCATTCATCCCAACCTGCGCTCGCTGACCAGCCTCAAGTTCCGCAAGCTGGCCGATCTGGAACCGGCCGACGTGATCGTGCTGGCGCTGCCGCATAACTCGGCGGCCAAGCAGATCGGGCGTTTCGAGGCGCTGGGGCAGGTGATCGTCGATCTGTCGGCGGATTTCCGCATCAAGGACCCTGAACTCTACGCAAAGTATTACGGCGAAGCGCACCCGGTGCCGGGCAAGCTGGGCGAGTGGGTGTACGGCAACCCGGAACTGCACCGGGAGGAGCTTCAGGGGGCCACCCGCATCGCCTGCGCCGGGTGCTTTGCCACCTCGGTGATCCTGGGCCTGTATCCGCTGCTCAAGCTGGGGACGTTGCTGCCCAAGGACATCATCGCCACCGGGCTGGTCGGGTCGAGCGCGGCGGGGGCGAGCAGCAGCGACGCCTCGCACCACCCCGAGCGCGAGGGCAGCCTGCGGGTCTACAAGCCGGTGGGCCACCGCCACACCGCAGAAGCCCAGCAGGAACTGCCCGGCAACTTTCCGCTGCACCTCACCGCCATCAGCACCCCACGGGTGCGCGGCATTCTGAGCACCATCCAGGCCTGGCTGCCCGACGGCTATTCCGAGCGCGACGTGTGGGGCGCCTACCGCGAGGTCTACGCCCAGGAACCGTTTATCCGCATCGTCAAGGCGCAAAAAGGCATCCACCGCTACCCCGACCCCAAGCTGCTCGACGGCACCAACTTCTGCGATATCGGCTTCGAACTCGACGTGGACACCGGCCGGGTGGTGCTGATGAGTGCCATCGACAACCTGGTGAAGGGCACGGCGGGCCACGCCATGCAGTCGCTCAACATCGCCCGGGGCTGGGACGAGCGCGCCGGGCTGGGCTTCGCGGGCCTGCACCCGGCCTGAATTGAGCTTGGTTACTTCAGCAGGTCCACGACCTGCCCGCCGGCGGCCTGGTAGCGCACCACGCCCAGGCCCGGCACGAAGTAGCTGTACTGGGTGGAGGTGCTCGGCCCGCTGCTTACGTCACTGCGAATCAGCAGAGCGTTGAAGTTGCCGGCCGGCAAGCTCAGCGGTTCGTTGCCCATCACCCGGCTGCTGAGTTTGATCTGGCCGCTGCTGCTTTCCCAGCGCTGCCCCAGCGAAAGCGGCGAGGACGGATACACCGTCAGCGGCGGGTTGTACCAGATCACCTGCGTGCCGATGCGCACGCCGCGCAGGTACACGCCGCCGCCCCGGTATTCCAGCAGGTCCTCGGAAACGGTGCGCCCGCTCACCTGGTGAGCGGTGGGAATGACGTTCACGCCCTTGATGGTGGTGGGCTGGCCGACCTGCTGTGTTTCGCCGTTGCTGTAGCGCCAGGTGGTGGAAGGCGTATTGGGGAAGTAGTTTCCCGCCGAGAGCGCTGCGCCGCAAAGCAGCAGGGCGAGAACGAGGCCGCGTTTCATGGCGCCCACTCTAGCGGGGCCGCTCTGACGCCTGGAGCACAAGTCGCGCGGGCGGGACGTGACCGGTCTCAGCGCCTACTCCTGATCGCGCCCGAGTTCGGCGCTGCGCTGGGTCGCGGCCACCACCGTGCTGATCAGCGCGCCGCGCACCCCGCTGCCTTCCAGCACTTCCAGCCCGGCGATGGTGGTGCCGCCGGGGCTCGAGACCTCGTCCTTGAGCATGCCGGGGTGGGCGCGCTCGAGCAGGAGCTGGCCGCTGGTGCTCAGCAGCCGGGCGGCGAGTTCGTGCGCCAGCGCCCGGGGCAGGCCCATTCTGACCCCGCCGTCGGCCAGCGCTTCGGCCAGCACCGCCGCGTAGCCGGGGCCGGAAGCGCTCATGCCGGTAAAGACGTTGAAGAGGTGCTCGGGAAGGTCATACACCTGGCCCACCGCCCCGAACACCTCGTGGGCGTACTGTAGGTCGCCGCTGTCGTGCGCCTCAAGGGGGCCGGCCACGGCGGTCTGCGACTGCCCGATGGTGGCGCCCAGGTTGGGCATCACCCGCACCACCCGCTGGGTGCCCAGCCGCCGCGTCAGGGTGCCCACGCTGACGCCCGCCATGGTGCTGATGTACCCGGTATTCGGCTGCCTGAGCCACGCGCTGGCCTCGGGAAAGACCCTCGGCTGCAGGCTGATCAGCACCCGCTCGGCCCCGCCCAGGTCGCCGGGCGGCAACATGACGGTGCCCAGCCGTTCGGCAATGCTTTCCAACCGGGCGGTGTTGGTGTCCATGACGCCGATCTCCGAGGCGCTCAGCAGGCCGCGCCGGGTCACGCCTTCCAGAATCGCCAGCCCCAGTTTGCCCACGCCTACGATCGCCAGTTTCATGCCGGGCAGTATAGAGAAGAGGGGTCAACCGGCCGCTGGGTCAACCTAGAAGGGCGCCGCTCAGCTGCCGCCGTCCATCAGCTGCACGAAGCGGGCCACCACCTGCGGATCGAGGTGGTGACCGGCGGCGCGGCGCAGCTCCGCCAGGGCGCGCTGCCGGCTCCAGTGCGGCTTGTAGGCACGGGCGCTGATGAGGGCGTCGTACACGTCGGCCACCGCGAACACGCGCGCCAGCAGCGGGATCTGCTCGCCGCGCAGACCGTCGGGGTAGCCGCCGCCGTCCCAGCGCTCATGGTGGTGGCGCACCACCTGACACACCGCTTCCGGCACGAAGCCCTGGGCGCGCAGCATCTGTTCGCCGAGGGTGACGTGAACGCTCATCTGCCTCTTTTCCGCGGCGCTCAGCGCTCCGGCCTTGAGGAGCAGCGCGTCGGGAATGGCGATCTTGCCGATGTCGTGCAGGTACGCGCCCCAGCGCAGATCGCGCAGCGTCTCGAAATCGAGGTCGAGTGCCACCCCCAGCCGCAGCGCCAGGGCCGTGACCCGCTCGGTGTGGCCCTGCGTCTCGGCGCTGCGGTAGCCCAGCGCCTGACCCAGCGAGTACAGTGCCTGCTCGCGGGTGCGGCTGAGCTCGCTGAGGGTCTCGCGCCGCTCCAGTGCTGCGCCGACCCGCCGCGCTACCATTCTCAGCAGCCTGATGATCTTGGTGTCCGGCGGCCAGGCGCCGCTCGGCTGGCACAGCGCCAGCGCGCCCACCGTGCGGCCCTCGCAGCGCAGCGGCGCCAGCAGGCAGCGCAGGTCGCCGGCGCGTTTCAGCAGCGCCCGCTGGTTGCGCATGACCTGCCGCGCCGCCGCGAGCAGCGCCGTCGACTGCGCTTCATCCAGCACTTGGGCCGGGCCGGACGCCGCATAGAGGTGGGGATGCACTTCACCGGTGGCCTGGTCGAGCTGCAGGTAAGCGCCGCACCCCAGGCCGCTGAGCGCCATGAGGATGTTCAGGCCGCGCTCGGCCATCTGCTCGGGCGTCACGGCACCTTCCAGGCTGAGCGGCAAGGCGGTGAGCAGCTCGGTGGTCTGGCGGCGGGCCTGCGCGCTGCGCCGCTGCGCCCGGCGCTCCAGGCCCTGCTCGACGCGCCGCGCCGCGCTCGACAGCAGCGCGCCCGCCGCCGGGGTCAGGTCCTGCGGGCGTCCCAGCAGCAGCCAGGCTTCACTGACCTGCTGGCCTGCCCGCAGCCCGACCAGCAAGACCTGCCGGCCATCCTCGAGGGCCAGCCAGCGCCCCCGGACGCGCGGGTCATGCTCCAGGGTCTGCCGGGCCAGTTCTTCCCAGGGGCCGCTGTGCAGCGAGCGGAGCGGTGCAGGCGATGCGGGGGCAGGCGGGAAGTCGCGGGGTGCTCCGTTCAGGGGAAGGCGCCGAACGTCCTCGACGCCGCACAGCACTTTGAGCGCTTCCAGCGCTTTCTCGGCCTTGCGCGGCAGGGTCAGGTGACTGTCGAGGATGCGGGTCAGCTGGCCGAGCCGGGCGCCGCGCTCTTCCAGGTCGCCGACCTGCTCGCGCAGCAGCAGGCGCTCCAGCGTCAGGCCCAGCCAGGTGGTGAGCTGTTCGAGGTCCGGCAGGTGGTCGCCCCCGCCGCGCTGGAGCACCAGAACGCCGAGCAGGCGCCCGCCGTTGTCGAACACCGGCAGGCCGCGCGCGGCCCCGGCCTGCACGGCCTGCCGGCTGGCGACGACCTGCTGTTCGAGCTGCCGCGCGCCGGGCCAGGTGTGGCCGCGCCGCAGCGCCGGTTGCCGCAGCACGACGCCGGCGCCGCTGACCCCGAGCTGGGCGGCGAGCGTCAGTGCCCGGTCCAGCGCGTCCGGCAGCGTTTCGGCGCGCAGCAGGGCCGAGAGCCGTTGCGGCGTCAGCGGCGCGCGGGCGGCCGACCGCGTCTCGAAGAGCGTTCTTGCCGGGGTGGCGCGCTGGGGGTGATCTGGCCTGGCCGCTTTCATTGTGTTAAATTTCATATTACTTCAGCCGCCCGCCCAAAACGTCAGATGCGGCCCTGTCAGCCGGGCCACCGCCGACCTGCGGCGCGAACTTGCTAGCATTCACGGCATGTGGGTCTACGTTTTGTCCGGAACCTTGGAGTCCCGTGAAGCCGAGCTGGACATGTTGTGGGAAGCGGGGGCCAGCGGCCTGGAAGAGCGCGCCGGCACGCTGCGCGCTTACTTCGAGGCGCCGAGCGAGGTGGCGCTGGACGGCGAGTGGGTCGAGGAGCCGGAGCGCGACTGGCAGGCCGACTGGAAAAAAGACCTCCGGCCGGTGACGGCGGGCCGCTTCACCATCGCCCCGTCGTGGCTGCGCGGCGAAGTGCCGGCCGGCCAGCTCCCGCTGCTGATCGATCCCGGCATGGCCTTCGGCACCGGGCACCACGCCACCACCCGGCTGGCGGTGGAAGCGCTCGGCGAGCTGGACCTGACCGGCCTGAAGGTGCTCGACGTGGGCAGCGGCAGCGGCGTGCTGGCACTCGCTGCCGCGCTGGGCGGCGCCGCCGAGGTGCTGGGGGTGGACATCGATCCGCTGACCCTGCCCGCCGCGCACGAGAACGCCGAACTCAACGGCCTGACCTTCGAACAGGGCCGCTTCACCACCTCCGGCGGCACCCTGCGCTTCGAGGAAGGCAGCCTGGACCCCGACGCCGACGACGCGGCGGAGTACGACCTGCTGGTCGCCAACCTCTACGCCGAACTGCACGACCTGCTGGCCGGGGCCTACCGCGCCGTGCTGAGGCCGGGTTCGCCGCTCATCCTCACCGGCATTTTGCAGGAGAAGGTGGAACTGGTGCGCGGAGCTCTGGCACGCGAGGCGTTCACCGACGTGACCGAGCGCCTCGACGGCGAGTGGGCTTTGATCACCGCCCGCTCCAGCTGATGGCGAGGCATCAACACCGCGTCCGGGTCGAGTCGCTCGGTGAGCGGATGACGCTCGGCGCCGCCGAGCTGAAGCATCTGCAGGTGCTGCGGTTGCGGCCCGGCGACACGGTGCAGGTCTTTGACGGCCAGGGCGCGGCGGGCGAAGCCGAGCTTACCCAGCTCGATGCCTTCGGGGCGGCCCTGACCTTACGGGGGCGCTCGGAGATCAGCCGCGAGTATCCGCAGCCGGTGACGCTGGCGACCGCCCTCCTGAAAGGCGACAAGCTGGCCGACGTGGTGCGGGCCGGCACCGAGCTGGGCGCGGCGACGTTTCAACTGCTGAACACCCGCTACGCCGACGTGCCGCAGATCGGCGACAACAAGCTCGCCCGCCTGCGCCGCGTGGCCGAGGAAGCCGCCAAGCAGTCGCAGCGGACGGTGGTGCCGCAGGTGCTCGCGCCGCTGCCGCTGGCACAGTTTCGCCCGGAAGGGCAGGTGTTCTACGCCCATCCGGGAAGCCCGGCCCAGCTGCTCCAGGCCGTGACCTGGCAAGCGCCGCTGACCCTGGTCAGCGGGCCGGAAGGCGGCTTTTCGCCGAAAGACCTCGCCCAGTTGGAAAAGCTCGGCGCGCAGGCCGTCACGCTCGGCCCCCGGATTCTGCGCGCCGAAACGGCGCCGCTGGCCCTGCTGGGCGCGCTGGCCTCCAGCGGCATGTAGTTTTTCGCCGAGCACCCCTGTTTTGCTACCCTGAGCGGCATGGATAAGCCCGTGCTCGCCCGCCTTCACAAAGTCATGCAGCTGCGCGAGGAGGTCGAAACCCTGGCCTCCGGCGGCCCGTTTGCACCCGACGCCGACTGGCTCGATTCCGGCACCCACCTGACCCTGATCGCCGACGTGCCGGGCTGCTCTCTGGAGAGCCTGATGCTGGAAGACGACGGCGAGGCGGTGACGCTCAGCGGCGAGCGCCTGGCGCTGCCGGAAAGTCGGGGGGTGCTGCACCGCGAGCGCCGCACCGGGCGCTTCAGCCGCCGCCTGCCGTTTCCGGTGGCGGTGGTGAGCCACAGCGGTGAGGCCAGTCTGGTCAGCGGCGTGCTGAGTGTGCGCTTCGAGAAGGTCCACAAGACCATCGAGGCGCAGGAATGGGAAGAGCCGCAAGACCACCTACAGGATTAGCTATACTGTCCTTCACGCGCTGCGGCGACTGGCGCTGAACGTGGGCCACCACGGGGAAGCCGCGGCGACTTTGCCCTCCTTTCTTCAGATCGCGCGCCTGGGTCGCACCCGCCTTCCTTTGAAGGCCGGTTCACGCTGCACTCCAGGAGCCTGAGATGAAACGAGCTTTGATTTCCGTCAGTGACAAAAGCGGCGTGGTGGAGTTTGCCCGCGCCCTCAGCGAGCAGGGCTGGGAGCTTCTCTCGACCGGCGGCACGCTCGCGGCGCTGCAAGAAGCCGGTGTGGCCGCCACCAAGGTCGCCGACGTAACCGGCTTTCCCGAAATCCTGGATGGCCGGGTCAAGACCCTGCACCCCAAAATTCACGGCGGCATCCTGGCCCGCCGCGACGAGGGCCACCTCGCCGAACTCGCCGAGCACGACATCGCGCCGATCGATCTGGTGTGCGTCAATCTGTACCCGTTCCGAGAAACGGTGGCCTCGGGTGCCGATCTCACCGAGGTGGTCGAGAACATCGACATCGGCGGCCCGGCCATGATCCGCGCCGCCGCCAAGAACTTCGCGGACGTGCTGGTGCTGGTGGACCCGGCCGATTACCCCCTGGCCCTGCAACCCGACGTGCCGCTCTCCGAGCGCCGCCGTCTGGCCGCCACCGCCTACGCCCACACCAGCAGTTACGACGCGGCGATCACCGCGTACTTGTCGGGCACTTCCGGCGAGGACTTTCCGGCCGAAGTCAGCTTGCCGCTGACGCAGGTCGCGCCGCTGCGCTACGGCGAGAATCCGCACCAGCCGGCCACCGTCTACCGCCTCGGCGCGCAGAGCGGGCCGGTGTTGGACGCCGAGGTGCTGGCCGGCAAGCCGATGAGCTTCAACAACTACGCCGACACCGACGCGGCCTGGGCGCTGGTGAGCGAGTTCGATACGCCCGCCTGCGTGGCGGTCAAGCACGCCAATCCCTGCGGGGTGGCGCTCGGCGACACGCCCAGGCAAGCTTGGGAGCGCGCCCGCGACGCCGACACCCTCAGCGTGTTCGGCGGCGTGGTGGCCCTCAACCGCCCGCTCGATCTGGAGACTGCCAAGAGCACCCGCGGCACTTTTCTGGAAGTCCTCATCGCGCCGGACATCACGGAGGAAGCCCTGAACTGGCTGCGCGAGAAGAAGCCGGACCTGCGGGTGCTGCGGGCCGGCCCCAGCCTGGCTTCGCGCATCGAGTACCGCGCGCTGGTGGGCGGCTTTCTGGCCCAGCGCCGCGACGACCGCCCCTGGGACGACCTCTGCCCCGAAGTGGTGACGCAGAAGCAGCCCAGCGAGGCCGAGTGGCAGGACCTGCATTTCGCCTGGACGGTCGCCAAGCATGCCCGCAGCAACAACGTGGTGCTGGCCCGGGGCGGCGTCACGGTGGGCGTGGGGGCCGGTGCGGTCAGCCGCATCTGGGCCGCCGAGCGGGCGGTGCAGAACGCCGGTGAGCTGGCCCGAGGCTCGGTAATGGCCTCGGAAGCGTTCTTTCCCTTCGACGACGTGGTGCGGCTGGCTGGCAGCGTGGGTGTGGCGGCCATTATTCAGCCGGGCGGAGCCAAACGCGACCCGGAAGTCATCGCGGCGGCCAACGAACTCGGCCTGAGCATGGTGCTGACCGGCTCGCGGCACTTCAAACACTGATGCAACTGCTCGGCAAACCGCTGGCGGCCCGCGTCAGCGCCGAGGTCCGCCGCCGCCTGGCGCTGCTGGGCACGGCGCCGCACCTCGTCAGCGTGGTGGCGTCGGGCGACCCAGCGACGCTGGTGTACGTGGAGAGCAAACGCCGTCAGGCCGAGAAACTCGGCGTGCGCCTCAGCGTGCGGGACCTGGGGGCCGGGGTGTCGCAGGACGACTTGCATGCCGTCCTGCTGGACCTTTCCAGCGACGAGGCGGTGCAGGGTATTGTGCTGGAACTGCCGCTGGCCGCCCACCTCGACCCCGACGCGGCCCTGCGCCACATCGCCCACCCCAAGGATGTCGAGGGCCTCACCCCGGCCAATCTGGCGCTGGTCTCGGCGGGCCGCGAAGCCGAAGCGCTACTGCCGCCCACGCCGCGCAGCGTGCGCTTTCTGCTGCGCGAGGCTCTGGAATTAGCCGGCGCCCGCATCGCCATCATCGGTCCCGGCCGCACGGTGGGCCGCCCGCTCACCTGGATGCTCAACAACCGGGGCGCGACGGTGACGCTGTGCAACGAGTTCACCCGCGACCTACCGGAGGTGCTGGCGCTTCAGGACGCGGTGGTGGTGGCGGTGGGGCGGGCTGGCCTGCTGCGTCCCGAGCACGTCCTGCCCCGGCACGTCGTCGTGGACGCGGGCATCAACGTGACGCCCGAAGGGGTGGTGGGCGACGTGGCGCCCGAGGTGGGGGGCATCGTCCGGGCCTTCACGCCGGTGCCCGGCGGCGTCGGCCCGCTCACCAGCGCCCTGATGTTTCAGAACCTGGTGCGGGCGGTGCGCCTGCAACGCGGCGAACAGGTGGAGTGAATCAGGCTTCTGCCTAGCCCGCCAGAAACTTCGCCACCACGTCGTTCATCGCCTTGCCGTCCATCAGGAAGGCGTCGTGGCCGTGCGGACTTTCGAGTTCCCAGTAGGTCGCGTTGGGCAGTTGCTCGGCCTGGGCCTTCACTTCCCAGGCCGGGTAGAGCTGATCGCTGGAAATGCCGATCACCAGCGCGGGCGTCTGCACGGTGCGGAGTTCCTCGTCGCTGAGCTGAAAGTTGTCCATCGCCTGCGTCAGCGCGAGGTAGCTGTGCTCGCAGAAGCGGTCGGCCAGTTTCTGGCCCTGGTATTCCAGATAGGTCGAGATGGCCGCCTTGCCGACCTGCTGCCGGCTAGGTCCGGCCTGGGTCTGGGCAAAGCTCTGCGGACTGCGGTAACTCAGCATGGCGATCTGGCGGGCCACCTTGAGACCCTCGCCGCCGGGCGCAGCCAGAATGGCGTTGCGGGCCGCCGTGTTGAGGCCGGTTGCCCACGGCGAGTGCCGCGCCGGAGCGCCGATGATCACCGCCCGCTTCACCAGATCGGGAAAGGTGGTCAGCCAGGCGTAGGCCTGCATGCCGCCCATGCTGCCCCCCACCACGGTGACCCGCTCGACACCGAGGTGGTGCAGCAGTTCGCGCTGAACACGCGCCATGTCGCGCAGGCTCAGCGTGCCGGTGCCGATCTCGGCGGGGCCGCTGCTGCCGGAGCAGCCGCCCAGCACGTTGCTGCACACCACGTAGTCGCGCTGCGGGTCGAGCGCCTTGCCCAGCCCGAACAGGCCCGGCCACCAGCGGTGCACGGCGCTGTCGCCGGTCAGGGCGTGCAGCACCAGCACCGCCTCTGGCTGCGGCGTGCCGTAGGCGTGGTAGGCCACCCGCACGTCGCTGAGCACCTGCCCCGAATCGAGCAGCAGCGGGCGCTCACGAAACAGCGTCGCCGTACATCGCGGCGTCTCGGGCGGCGGTGCTAAGCGGACCGGGACGGCCTCCACCGCCGTCACACCTGCTCCAGCACGCCGACCAGGGCCTGCGCGAAGTCTTCCTTGATGTCCTCGATGTGCTCGATGCCCACCGACACCCGCACCAGGCCCGGCGTGACGCCGCCGCGGGTCTGGGCCGCTTCGTCGAGCTGCGAGTGGGTGGTGCTGGCCGGGTGAATCACCAGCGTCTTGGTGTCGCCCACGTTGGCGACGTGCTGGGCCAGCTTGACCCGCCCGATGAACGCCTCGCCCGCCGCCCGCCCGCCGCTGAGCTCGAAGGTCAGCACGCCGCCCGCACCGCGCGGCAGGTACTTCCTGGCCCGCTCGAAGTGCGGGTGGCTTTCCAGGCCCGGATACGTCACCTTGCTGACTTCCGGCTGCTGACTGAGCCACTGCGCCAGGGCCAGGGCGTTCTGGGCGTGGCGCTCGCCACGCAAGGAGAGGGTCTCCAGCCCCTGAATAAAGTTCCAGGCCTGCTGCGGAGCCAGGGTCG encodes the following:
- the argC gene encoding N-acetyl-gamma-glutamyl-phosphate reductase; its protein translation is MTISSSEQLSVAIVGGSGYAGGEFLRLALGHPNLKVTQVTSERNAGMPVPLIHPNLRSLTSLKFRKLADLEPADVIVLALPHNSAAKQIGRFEALGQVIVDLSADFRIKDPELYAKYYGEAHPVPGKLGEWVYGNPELHREELQGATRIACAGCFATSVILGLYPLLKLGTLLPKDIIATGLVGSSAAGASSSDASHHPEREGSLRVYKPVGHRHTAEAQQELPGNFPLHLTAISTPRVRGILSTIQAWLPDGYSERDVWGAYREVYAQEPFIRIVKAQKGIHRYPDPKLLDGTNFCDIGFELDVDTGRVVLMSAIDNLVKGTAGHAMQSLNIARGWDERAGLGFAGLHPA
- the proC gene encoding pyrroline-5-carboxylate reductase — translated: MKLAIVGVGKLGLAILEGVTRRGLLSASEIGVMDTNTARLESIAERLGTVMLPPGDLGGAERVLISLQPRVFPEASAWLRQPNTGYISTMAGVSVGTLTRRLGTQRVVRVMPNLGATIGQSQTAVAGPLEAHDSGDLQYAHEVFGAVGQVYDLPEHLFNVFTGMSASGPGYAAVLAEALADGGVRMGLPRALAHELAARLLSTSGQLLLERAHPGMLKDEVSSPGGTTIAGLEVLEGSGVRGALISTVVAATQRSAELGRDQE
- a CDS encoding HD domain-containing phosphohydrolase; the encoded protein is MKFNTMKAARPDHPQRATPARTLFETRSAARAPLTPQRLSALLRAETLPDALDRALTLAAQLGVSGAGVVLRQPALRRGHTWPGARQLEQQVVASRQAVQAGAARGLPVFDNGGRLLGVLVLQRGGGDHLPDLEQLTTWLGLTLERLLLREQVGDLEERGARLGQLTRILDSHLTLPRKAEKALEALKVLCGVEDVRRLPLNGAPRDFPPAPASPAPLRSLHSGPWEELARQTLEHDPRVRGRWLALEDGRQVLLVGLRAGQQVSEAWLLLGRPQDLTPAAGALLSSAARRVEQGLERRAQRRSAQARRQTTELLTALPLSLEGAVTPEQMAERGLNILMALSGLGCGAYLQLDQATGEVHPHLYAASGPAQVLDEAQSTALLAAARQVMRNQRALLKRAGDLRCLLAPLRCEGRTVGALALCQPSGAWPPDTKIIRLLRMVARRVGAALERRETLSELSRTREQALYSLGQALGYRSAETQGHTERVTALALRLGVALDLDFETLRDLRWGAYLHDIGKIAIPDALLLKAGALSAAEKRQMSVHVTLGEQMLRAQGFVPEAVCQVVRHHHERWDGGGYPDGLRGEQIPLLARVFAVADVYDALISARAYKPHWSRQRALAELRRAAGHHLDPQVVARFVQLMDGGS
- a CDS encoding 50S ribosomal protein L11 methyltransferase gives rise to the protein MWVYVLSGTLESREAELDMLWEAGASGLEERAGTLRAYFEAPSEVALDGEWVEEPERDWQADWKKDLRPVTAGRFTIAPSWLRGEVPAGQLPLLIDPGMAFGTGHHATTRLAVEALGELDLTGLKVLDVGSGSGVLALAAALGGAAEVLGVDIDPLTLPAAHENAELNGLTFEQGRFTTSGGTLRFEEGSLDPDADDAAEYDLLVANLYAELHDLLAGAYRAVLRPGSPLILTGILQEKVELVRGALAREAFTDVTERLDGEWALITARSS
- a CDS encoding 16S rRNA (uracil(1498)-N(3))-methyltransferase, coding for MARHQHRVRVESLGERMTLGAAELKHLQVLRLRPGDTVQVFDGQGAAGEAELTQLDAFGAALTLRGRSEISREYPQPVTLATALLKGDKLADVVRAGTELGAATFQLLNTRYADVPQIGDNKLARLRRVAEEAAKQSQRTVVPQVLAPLPLAQFRPEGQVFYAHPGSPAQLLQAVTWQAPLTLVSGPEGGFSPKDLAQLEKLGAQAVTLGPRILRAETAPLALLGALASSGM
- a CDS encoding Hsp20/alpha crystallin family protein — encoded protein: MDKPVLARLHKVMQLREEVETLASGGPFAPDADWLDSGTHLTLIADVPGCSLESLMLEDDGEAVTLSGERLALPESRGVLHRERRTGRFSRRLPFPVAVVSHSGEASLVSGVLSVRFEKVHKTIEAQEWEEPQDHLQD
- the purH gene encoding bifunctional phosphoribosylaminoimidazolecarboxamide formyltransferase/IMP cyclohydrolase — translated: MKRALISVSDKSGVVEFARALSEQGWELLSTGGTLAALQEAGVAATKVADVTGFPEILDGRVKTLHPKIHGGILARRDEGHLAELAEHDIAPIDLVCVNLYPFRETVASGADLTEVVENIDIGGPAMIRAAAKNFADVLVLVDPADYPLALQPDVPLSERRRLAATAYAHTSSYDAAITAYLSGTSGEDFPAEVSLPLTQVAPLRYGENPHQPATVYRLGAQSGPVLDAEVLAGKPMSFNNYADTDAAWALVSEFDTPACVAVKHANPCGVALGDTPRQAWERARDADTLSVFGGVVALNRPLDLETAKSTRGTFLEVLIAPDITEEALNWLREKKPDLRVLRAGPSLASRIEYRALVGGFLAQRRDDRPWDDLCPEVVTQKQPSEAEWQDLHFAWTVAKHARSNNVVLARGGVTVGVGAGAVSRIWAAERAVQNAGELARGSVMASEAFFPFDDVVRLAGSVGVAAIIQPGGAKRDPEVIAAANELGLSMVLTGSRHFKH
- a CDS encoding bifunctional 5,10-methylenetetrahydrofolate dehydrogenase/5,10-methenyltetrahydrofolate cyclohydrolase, which translates into the protein MQLLGKPLAARVSAEVRRRLALLGTAPHLVSVVASGDPATLVYVESKRRQAEKLGVRLSVRDLGAGVSQDDLHAVLLDLSSDEAVQGIVLELPLAAHLDPDAALRHIAHPKDVEGLTPANLALVSAGREAEALLPPTPRSVRFLLREALELAGARIAIIGPGRTVGRPLTWMLNNRGATVTLCNEFTRDLPEVLALQDAVVVAVGRAGLLRPEHVLPRHVVVDAGINVTPEGVVGDVAPEVGGIVRAFTPVPGGVGPLTSALMFQNLVRAVRLQRGEQVE
- a CDS encoding homoserine O-acetyltransferase family protein, yielding MTAVEAVPVRLAPPPETPRCTATLFRERPLLLDSGQVLSDVRVAYHAYGTPQPEAVLVLHALTGDSAVHRWWPGLFGLGKALDPQRDYVVCSNVLGGCSGSSGPAEIGTGTLSLRDMARVQRELLHHLGVERVTVVGGSMGGMQAYAWLTTFPDLVKRAVIIGAPARHSPWATGLNTAARNAILAAPGGEGLKVARQIAMLSYRSPQSFAQTQAGPSRQQVGKAAISTYLEYQGQKLADRFCEHSYLALTQAMDNFQLSDEELRTVQTPALVIGISSDQLYPAWEVKAQAEQLPNATYWELESPHGHDAFLMDGKAMNDVVAKFLAG